The following proteins are co-located in the Brachybacterium sacelli genome:
- a CDS encoding hydroxyacid dehydrogenase: MKTLLAMPAGLPARMFDDAQLARLGELAEVDTDCAVADLTVAGDEELAAVEVLVTGWGSPRIDAAALARMPRLRAIVHTAGTVRFVVTEAVWERGDVLVTSATEANAVPVAEFTLAHILLAGKRSLAREARYRIDHRVRPGASVDPGIGNHGGVVGLIGASRIGTLVAEHLRPFALEVLVTDPFAGAERIADLGATKVEPEELYARSDVVSLHAPDAPSTRGMVSRELLALMRDGTTFLNTARPALVDLDALREELVSGRLSAVLDVHDDLADDDPLWDLANVALTPHIAGSQGNELHRLGEHALEEMRRLAQGEPPRFPVDPSRREVTA; encoded by the coding sequence GTGAAGACGCTGCTGGCGATGCCCGCAGGGCTGCCCGCCCGGATGTTCGACGACGCCCAGCTCGCGCGCCTGGGCGAGCTGGCCGAGGTCGACACCGACTGCGCCGTCGCCGATCTCACCGTCGCCGGCGATGAGGAGCTGGCCGCGGTGGAGGTGCTGGTCACCGGCTGGGGATCGCCCCGCATCGATGCCGCGGCCCTCGCGCGCATGCCCCGGCTGCGGGCGATCGTCCACACCGCCGGCACCGTGCGCTTCGTGGTCACCGAGGCCGTGTGGGAGCGGGGCGATGTCCTCGTGACCTCGGCGACCGAGGCCAACGCCGTGCCGGTCGCGGAGTTCACGCTCGCCCACATTCTGCTGGCCGGCAAGCGCAGTCTCGCCCGGGAGGCGCGCTACCGCATCGATCACCGGGTCCGCCCGGGCGCCTCCGTGGACCCGGGGATCGGGAACCACGGGGGCGTCGTCGGCCTCATCGGGGCTTCACGGATCGGCACCCTGGTGGCCGAGCACCTGCGCCCCTTCGCCCTGGAGGTGCTGGTCACCGACCCCTTCGCGGGCGCGGAGCGGATCGCGGACCTGGGCGCGACCAAGGTCGAGCCGGAGGAGCTGTACGCGCGCAGCGACGTGGTGAGCCTGCACGCGCCCGACGCCCCCTCGACCCGGGGCATGGTCAGCCGGGAGCTGCTGGCGCTGATGCGGGACGGGACGACCTTCCTCAACACCGCCCGCCCGGCCCTCGTCGACCTCGATGCCCTGCGCGAGGAACTGGTCTCCGGCCGGCTCTCCGCGGTGCTCGACGTGCACGACGACCTGGCCGACGACGACCCGCTCTGGGACCTCGCGAACGTGGCGCTGACACCCCACATCGCCGGCTCCCAGGGCAACGAGCTGCATCGCCTGGGCGAGCACGCCCTCGAGGAGATGCGGCGACTCGCGCAGGGCGAACCGCCCCGCTTCCCCGTCGACCCC
- a CDS encoding LLM class flavin-dependent oxidoreductase — MQFGIFTIADITPDPTTGRIPTENERLRSMVAQAKLAEEVGLDVFAIGEHHNPPFVTPSPTTTLAYVGAQTKDLILSTATTLITTNDPVKIAEDYAMLQHLTGGRVDLVMGRGNTGPVYPWFGQDIRKGVEIAIENYDLLRRLWTEDVVDWEGSFRTPLQQFTSTPRPLNGVAPFVWHGSIRSPQIAEQAAYYGDGFLHNNIFWPMSHTKQMVQLYRERFEHYGHGTASQAYVGLGGQAFMRKNSQDAIDEFRPYFDNAPVYGGGPSMEDFTAATPLTVGSPEQVVERYLTMADHVGDYQRQMFLMDHAGLPEKTVMEQIELLGTEVVPVLRRELEARKPTDVPEAPTHAARVAAAEAERGSFDDAYRFETGDNWTGLRAEDSRR, encoded by the coding sequence ATGCAGTTCGGAATCTTCACCATCGCCGACATCACGCCGGACCCCACCACCGGCAGGATCCCCACCGAGAACGAGCGCCTGCGCTCCATGGTGGCCCAGGCGAAGCTCGCCGAAGAGGTCGGCCTGGACGTGTTCGCGATCGGCGAGCACCACAACCCGCCCTTCGTGACCCCCTCCCCCACCACCACGCTGGCCTACGTCGGCGCGCAGACGAAGGACCTCATCCTCTCGACCGCGACCACGCTGATCACGACCAACGACCCGGTGAAGATCGCCGAGGACTACGCGATGCTGCAGCACCTCACCGGTGGTCGCGTGGATCTGGTGATGGGCCGCGGCAACACCGGCCCGGTCTACCCCTGGTTCGGGCAGGACATCCGCAAGGGCGTCGAGATCGCGATCGAGAACTACGACCTGCTGCGTCGGCTGTGGACCGAGGACGTCGTGGACTGGGAGGGGAGCTTCCGCACCCCGCTGCAGCAGTTCACCTCCACCCCGCGCCCGCTGAACGGCGTCGCCCCCTTCGTGTGGCACGGCTCGATCCGCTCCCCGCAGATCGCCGAGCAGGCCGCGTACTACGGCGACGGATTCCTGCACAACAACATCTTCTGGCCGATGAGCCACACGAAGCAGATGGTGCAGCTGTACCGCGAGCGCTTCGAGCACTACGGCCATGGCACGGCAAGCCAGGCGTACGTGGGCCTGGGCGGACAGGCGTTCATGCGCAAGAACTCGCAGGACGCGATCGACGAGTTCCGGCCCTACTTCGACAACGCCCCGGTCTACGGCGGCGGTCCCTCGATGGAGGACTTCACCGCGGCCACGCCGCTGACCGTCGGCTCCCCCGAGCAGGTGGTCGAGCGCTATCTGACCATGGCCGATCACGTCGGCGACTACCAGCGCCAGATGTTCCTCATGGACCACGCGGGCCTGCCCGAGAAGACGGTCATGGAGCAGATCGAGCTGCTGGGCACCGAGGTGGTCCCGGTGCTGCGCCGCGAGCTGGAGGCCCGCAAGCCGACCGACGTGCCCGAGGCGCCCACCCACGCCGCCCGCGTGGCCGCCGCCGAGGCCGAGCGCGGCTCCTTCGACGACGCCTACAGGTTCGAGACCGGCGACAACTGGACCGGCCTGCGCGCCGAGGACTCCCGTCGCTGA
- a CDS encoding CE1759 family FMN reductase, whose translation MTDTFRLIALSAGLSTPSSTRMLTDQLSRAAAKALGRDDAEVDVTTVELREYAHDITDALLTRFPSEKLSMVIESVRAADAVIAVTPVFNVGPSGLFKTFFDAVDIDVWASKPVLLGATAGTARHSLAIDYAIRPMFGYLKAEVVPTVVFAASSDFGADTEGQADEQPLAARVRRAAAELATMLRAGTGSAAGGAEDPADEGSDAESAATAPTRDAEFADFVPMGTLLGKR comes from the coding sequence ATGACCGATACCTTCCGCCTCATCGCCTTGTCCGCAGGCCTCTCGACCCCCAGCTCCACCCGCATGCTCACCGACCAGCTCTCCCGGGCGGCCGCGAAGGCCCTCGGCCGGGACGACGCCGAGGTGGACGTGACCACGGTGGAGCTGCGCGAGTACGCCCATGACATCACCGACGCACTGCTCACGCGCTTCCCGAGCGAGAAGCTGTCCATGGTGATCGAGTCGGTGCGCGCCGCCGACGCGGTCATCGCGGTCACGCCGGTGTTCAACGTCGGCCCCTCGGGGCTGTTCAAGACGTTCTTCGACGCCGTCGACATCGACGTGTGGGCGAGTAAGCCGGTGTTGCTGGGCGCGACCGCGGGCACCGCCCGCCACTCCCTCGCGATCGACTACGCGATCCGCCCGATGTTCGGCTACCTGAAGGCCGAGGTCGTGCCGACGGTCGTCTTCGCCGCCTCCTCCGACTTCGGCGCGGACACCGAGGGCCAGGCGGACGAGCAGCCCCTCGCGGCACGGGTGCGGCGGGCAGCCGCGGAGCTGGCCACGATGCTGCGGGCGGGCACCGGCTCCGCGGCGGGGGGCGCCGAGGATCCGGCCGACGAAGGCTCCGATGCCGAGTCGGCGGCGACCGCCCCGACCCGGGACGCGGAGTTCGCCGACTTCGTGCCGATGGGGACGCTGCTCGGCAAGCGCTGA
- a CDS encoding S9 family peptidase yields the protein MTRESIEALLDASRLAGLETTDGGRILAKVASPNAKGTAYRTALVEIDGDRLLPLTRGDASIGAVAAAEDGITYFTAQRVGEDGTEADDAQLWALPPRGEARELAARPGGFGALHLAGGHLVAELEVHSQARDEPEHARLTKQREEAKVTAALHDGFPTRRWDHDLGPSRPVLALAALPADLSWAEATADAGSKGPADTGSTGSADSDGDTSEDSPHTQVLHFRHVTMPPGRLEDWTVDRDGARALVAMADSRGELLGPPDLYLIDLLGAQPPRLLREATAELEFGPGEFSPDGTRALIGRHRTWTQEASLSATSEILDLASGHSTPVWPELDHWVAPVWLDDTTLIATSDDHGRGAVWIGGVEDRAPRRLAGGPEQELDFSAASVARAAVIATASGISVAPYPVRIDPATGEVHELPNPADAVAQVGTLTEVTATAEDGTALRAWLRLPEGEGPHPLVVFAHGGPWGSWNAWTYRWNPGPFAAAGYAVLLPDPAISTGYGQAMIDRGQHELGGAPFTDIMALTDATVGREDIDAERTAFAGGSYGGYMANWVAGHTGDRFRCIVTHASLWDTETMGHTTDNAGWDRPMRKQNSRYDPKGSVADIVVPMLVIHGDKDYRVPIAQGHALWYDLHEFSATPRDADGRTRHRFLYFPDEGHWIQGRGNAQVWYETFLAFLDEHVRGGSWERPATLG from the coding sequence ATGACACGCGAGAGCATCGAAGCCCTGTTGGACGCGTCCCGGCTCGCCGGGCTCGAGACCACCGACGGGGGCAGGATCCTCGCGAAGGTGGCATCGCCGAACGCGAAGGGCACCGCGTACCGCACCGCACTGGTGGAGATCGACGGCGACCGTCTGCTGCCGCTGACCCGCGGCGACGCCTCGATCGGTGCGGTCGCCGCCGCCGAGGACGGCATCACATACTTCACCGCGCAGCGCGTGGGCGAGGACGGGACCGAGGCCGATGACGCCCAGCTGTGGGCCCTGCCCCCGCGCGGCGAGGCCCGCGAGCTCGCCGCCCGCCCCGGCGGCTTCGGCGCCCTGCACCTGGCGGGCGGGCACCTCGTCGCCGAACTCGAGGTGCACTCCCAAGCCCGGGACGAGCCCGAGCATGCACGCCTGACGAAGCAGCGGGAGGAGGCGAAGGTGACCGCCGCCCTCCATGACGGCTTCCCCACCCGCCGCTGGGACCACGATCTCGGCCCCTCCCGCCCGGTGCTCGCCCTGGCCGCTTTGCCCGCAGATCTCTCCTGGGCCGAGGCGACCGCCGACGCCGGCTCCAAGGGTCCCGCCGACACCGGCTCCACGGGCTCGGCCGATAGCGATGGCGACACCTCTGAGGACTCCCCGCACACGCAGGTGCTGCACTTCCGCCACGTGACCATGCCGCCCGGGCGCCTCGAGGACTGGACGGTCGATCGCGACGGCGCCCGCGCCCTGGTGGCCATGGCCGACTCCCGCGGCGAGCTCCTCGGCCCGCCGGACCTCTACCTGATCGATCTGCTCGGGGCGCAGCCCCCGCGACTGCTGCGCGAGGCCACGGCAGAGCTCGAGTTCGGGCCCGGGGAGTTCAGCCCCGACGGCACCCGAGCTCTGATCGGACGTCACCGCACCTGGACCCAGGAGGCGAGCCTCTCCGCGACCTCTGAGATCCTCGATCTGGCCAGTGGACATTCCACGCCCGTGTGGCCGGAGCTCGACCACTGGGTCGCCCCCGTCTGGCTCGACGACACCACGCTGATCGCGACCAGCGACGACCATGGGCGCGGCGCGGTGTGGATCGGCGGGGTCGAGGATCGGGCGCCGCGGCGACTCGCCGGCGGCCCCGAGCAGGAGCTCGACTTCTCCGCCGCCTCGGTGGCCAGGGCAGCGGTGATCGCCACGGCTTCCGGGATCAGCGTGGCACCGTATCCGGTGCGGATCGACCCGGCCACCGGGGAGGTCCACGAGCTGCCGAACCCGGCCGACGCCGTCGCCCAGGTGGGCACTCTCACCGAGGTCACCGCGACGGCGGAAGACGGCACCGCACTGCGGGCCTGGCTGCGGCTGCCCGAGGGTGAGGGGCCGCACCCACTGGTCGTCTTCGCCCACGGCGGCCCCTGGGGATCGTGGAACGCCTGGACCTACCGCTGGAACCCGGGTCCCTTCGCCGCCGCCGGCTACGCGGTGCTGCTGCCCGACCCGGCCATCTCCACCGGCTACGGCCAGGCGATGATCGATCGCGGCCAGCACGAGCTGGGCGGCGCCCCGTTCACCGACATCATGGCGCTGACCGATGCCACCGTGGGACGCGAGGACATCGATGCCGAGCGCACCGCCTTCGCCGGCGGGTCCTACGGCGGCTACATGGCCAACTGGGTGGCCGGGCACACCGGCGACCGCTTCCGCTGCATCGTCACCCACGCCTCGCTCTGGGACACCGAGACGATGGGGCACACCACCGACAACGCCGGCTGGGACCGGCCGATGCGGAAGCAGAACTCGCGCTACGACCCCAAGGGCTCCGTGGCCGACATCGTCGTGCCGATGCTGGTCATCCACGGTGACAAGGACTATCGCGTGCCGATCGCGCAGGGCCACGCCCTCTGGTACGACCTGCACGAGTTCTCCGCGACCCCGCGCGACGCCGACGGCCGCACCCGGCACCGCTTCCTGTACTTCCCCGACGAGGGGCACTGGATCCAGGGCCGGGGGAACGCGCAGGTGTGGTACGAGACCTTCCTCGCCTTCCTCGATGAGCACGTGCGCGGCGGGAGCTGGGAGCGTCCCGCGACGCTGGGCTGA
- a CDS encoding sugar phosphate isomerase/epimerase family protein yields MIRPGLCSVTFRELAVDRVVELAAGAGLECIEWAGDAHVPPGDTVAAERARTLTEQAGLAVASYGSYLRFEGSDEEFSGQSEAVLLAARALGAPRIRVWAGRTGSAEVSSAQRARIVGRIQQFADRAGEQGLDVGLEFHGGTLTDEITSTLDLLEEIGRDNVRSYWQPHQDMPAAEALDTLRRALESTSTIHVFSWWPDHRRHPLSERGGLWREAFGLFAAEGSGRDALLEFVPDDDPAVLTREAESLRGLIAAGVERAR; encoded by the coding sequence ATGATCCGCCCCGGACTCTGCTCCGTCACCTTCCGCGAGCTCGCGGTCGATCGCGTCGTCGAACTCGCGGCCGGGGCCGGGCTCGAGTGCATCGAATGGGCCGGCGACGCCCACGTCCCGCCCGGTGACACGGTCGCCGCCGAGCGCGCCCGCACCCTGACCGAGCAGGCGGGCCTCGCCGTCGCCTCTTACGGCTCCTACCTGCGGTTCGAGGGCTCCGACGAGGAGTTCTCCGGTCAGAGCGAGGCGGTACTCCTGGCCGCCCGGGCCCTCGGTGCCCCGCGTATCCGGGTGTGGGCCGGCCGCACCGGCTCCGCCGAGGTCAGCTCCGCGCAGCGTGCCCGGATCGTCGGCAGGATCCAGCAGTTCGCCGATCGCGCCGGCGAGCAGGGCCTCGACGTCGGCCTCGAGTTCCACGGCGGCACGCTCACCGACGAGATCACCTCGACCCTGGACCTGCTCGAGGAGATCGGCCGCGACAATGTGCGCAGCTATTGGCAGCCCCACCAGGACATGCCCGCCGCCGAGGCCCTCGACACCCTGCGCCGGGCGCTGGAGAGCACCTCGACGATCCACGTCTTCTCCTGGTGGCCGGACCATCGGCGACATCCGCTGTCCGAGCGCGGAGGGCTGTGGCGCGAGGCCTTCGGCCTGTTTGCGGCCGAGGGGTCGGGCCGTGACGCCCTGCTCGAGTTCGTCCCCGACGACGACCCCGCGGTGCTGACGCGCGAGGCCGAGAGCCTGCGTGGCCTGATCGCCGCCGGAGTGGAGCGTGCCCGGTGA